In one window of Gossypium arboreum isolate Shixiya-1 chromosome 4, ASM2569848v2, whole genome shotgun sequence DNA:
- the LOC108460454 gene encoding OVARIAN TUMOR DOMAIN-containing deubiquitinating enzyme 9-like isoform X1 translates to MITCDIDPDVARWDLQDIQVCVYSHSGARCSITQYDKYNSQTVQIREGCYEPECVNVENDAVIAHALQEELSRVAAAEASGFTNPSRDSILSQDWFGLQGRQHGSDCEDEVNHGTRDLDDFISEQGGNYGMGDNLYHGEDMLRIDTIDESSVLDDEVEKRLNDMVPIPHVPKINGDIPSVDEEISDHQRLLDRLLLYGLVENKVHGDGNCQFRSLSDQLYRSQDHHRFVRQQVVSQLKSNPEMYEGYVPMAYGDYLKKMNKTSEWGDHLTLQAAADWYGVKIFILTSFKDTCYIEILPHYQKSERIIFLSFWAEVHYNSIYPEGELPKKKKKWWMV, encoded by the exons ATGATTACATGTGATATAGATCCTGATGTTGCTCGATGGGATCTCCAAGATATACAAGTTTGTGTATATAGCCATTCTGGTGCCCGTTGTAGTATTACTCAGTATGACAAATACAATAGTCAAACTGTGCAGATTAGAGAGGGTTGTTATGAACCTGAATGTGTAAATGTAGAGAATGATGCTGTTATTGCGCATGCCCTGCAAGAGGAACTCTCACGAGTCGCTGCTGCAGAGGCATCCGGATTTACTAATCCTAGCCGAGACTCTATTCTTTCCCAAGATTGGTTTGGCCTTCAAGGAAGACAACATGGTTCTG ATTGTGAAGATGAAGTTAATCATGGGACGAGGGATTTAGATGATTTTATAAGTGAACAAGGTGGTAATTATGGCATGGGAGACAACCTTTATCATGGTGAAGACATGTTGCGTATAGATACAATCGACGAGTCATCTGTTCTTGATGATGAAGTAGAGAAGAGGTTGAATGACATGGTTCCTATTCCT CATGTACCTAAAATTAATGGAGATATACCATCGGTTGATGAAGAGATTTCAGACCATCAAAGGCTGCTTGATAG GTTGCTGTTGTATGGTCTGGTTGAGAATAAGGTTCATGGTGATGGTAACTGTCAG TTTCGCTCTTTGTCAGATCAACTTTACCGTTCTCAAGACCACCACAGGTTTGTGAGGCAGCAAGTTGTTTCCCAG CTTAAATCAAATCCGGAGATGTATGAGGGTTATGTTCCAATGGCTTATGGTGACTACTTGAAGAAAATGAACaa GACCAGTGAATGGGGGGATCATCTTACATTGCAAGCAGCTGCCGATTGG TATGGGGTGAAGATATTTATACTAACTTCATTCAAGGATACATGTTATATTGAGATCCTTCCACATTATCAAAAGTCTGAACGAA TTATTTTCTTGAGTTTCTGGGCTGAGGTGCACTACAATTCCATATATCCTGAAGGAG AACTGCCtaagaaaaagaagaaatggTGGATGGTTTGA
- the LOC108460454 gene encoding OVARIAN TUMOR DOMAIN-containing deubiquitinating enzyme 9-like isoform X2, producing the protein MITCDIDPDVARWDLQDIQVCVYSHSGARCSITQYDKYNSQTVQIREGCYEPECVNVENDAVIAHALQEELSRVAAAEASGFTNPSRDSILSQDWFGLQGRQHGSDCEDEVNHGTRDLDDFISEQGGNYGMGDNLYHGEDMLRIDTIDESSVLDDEVEKRLNDMVPIPHVPKINGDIPSVDEEISDHQRLLDRLLLYGLVENKVHGDGNCQFRSLSDQLYRSQDHHRFVRQQVVSQLKSNPEMYEGYVPMAYGDYLKKMNKTSEWGDHLTLQAAADWLFS; encoded by the exons ATGATTACATGTGATATAGATCCTGATGTTGCTCGATGGGATCTCCAAGATATACAAGTTTGTGTATATAGCCATTCTGGTGCCCGTTGTAGTATTACTCAGTATGACAAATACAATAGTCAAACTGTGCAGATTAGAGAGGGTTGTTATGAACCTGAATGTGTAAATGTAGAGAATGATGCTGTTATTGCGCATGCCCTGCAAGAGGAACTCTCACGAGTCGCTGCTGCAGAGGCATCCGGATTTACTAATCCTAGCCGAGACTCTATTCTTTCCCAAGATTGGTTTGGCCTTCAAGGAAGACAACATGGTTCTG ATTGTGAAGATGAAGTTAATCATGGGACGAGGGATTTAGATGATTTTATAAGTGAACAAGGTGGTAATTATGGCATGGGAGACAACCTTTATCATGGTGAAGACATGTTGCGTATAGATACAATCGACGAGTCATCTGTTCTTGATGATGAAGTAGAGAAGAGGTTGAATGACATGGTTCCTATTCCT CATGTACCTAAAATTAATGGAGATATACCATCGGTTGATGAAGAGATTTCAGACCATCAAAGGCTGCTTGATAG GTTGCTGTTGTATGGTCTGGTTGAGAATAAGGTTCATGGTGATGGTAACTGTCAG TTTCGCTCTTTGTCAGATCAACTTTACCGTTCTCAAGACCACCACAGGTTTGTGAGGCAGCAAGTTGTTTCCCAG CTTAAATCAAATCCGGAGATGTATGAGGGTTATGTTCCAATGGCTTATGGTGACTACTTGAAGAAAATGAACaa GACCAGTGAATGGGGGGATCATCTTACATTGCAAGCAGCTGCCGATTGG TTATTTTCTTGA